In Gigantopelta aegis isolate Gae_Host chromosome 14, Gae_host_genome, whole genome shotgun sequence, the following proteins share a genomic window:
- the LOC121388360 gene encoding bifunctional coenzyme A synthase-like, which translates to MFQKCLLILTHPLTVLKTRLPKLIGAVSRIVSGTLYIYLQPLGSHTEQFQLSPLLCTAEMQTFIKEIYTCTDTGGIMTSQLADVRVLLGHISNKIHNISEYPVDGYNAIVLDTDTFSQFGGDRASSLKNLLASFPGAAPHADVQLVRELKRASALDKSDAICCSGHDNAKQTAEWSKPLKTYNEVVLGGTFDHFHTGHKILLSEACIHCNKRLTVGVSDGAMNDKKVLLELLEPLEKRVETVRKFIRDVKPTITANVVTIQDPFGPTIVDPDIQCIVVSEETKKGGHAVNAERERRGMKPLEQIVIGLVPDISACMNEEAKVSSSSKRKRLLGSLIRPLRPREVEMRKQPYLIGLTGGIASGKSSICHRLEGYGAGVIHCDALGHEAYAPGSETYHTIVTTFGDGIRKENGEIDRAKLGAIVFSDKSKLNQLNQIVWPKIQQLVEKEIDKYEQMKKSVVVLEAAVLLEAGWDKNVHEVWATIIPRSEAIKRLMERNQLSEEEASKRVEMQLTDKERVAKANVVFCTLWEPEYTQMQCEKAWLFLTSRLSL; encoded by the coding sequence ATGTTTCAGAAATGTCTTCTGATCTTAACACACCCGCTAACGGTGCTGAAAACTCGGTTGCCAAAACTTATTGGAGCAGTATCTCGAATTGTGTCTGGCACCCTCTACATCTACCTCCAGCCCTTAGGCAGCCATACAGAACAGTTTCAACTTAGTCCGCTGCTATGTACAGCAGAAATGCAAACGTTTATTAAAGAAATCTACACATGCACAGATACAGGCGGAATCATGACTTCTCAACTGGCAGATGTTCGGGTACTTTTAGGTCACATATCCAACAAGATTCATAATATTTCGGAGTATCCTGTAGATGGATATAACGCCATCGTTCTTGACACTGACACGTTTAGTCAGTTTGGTGGTGATAGGGCGTCATCATTAAAGAATCTTCTAGCCAGTTTCCCAGGAGCAGCTCCACACGCGGATGTGCAGTTGGTCAGGGAACTGAAACGTGCTTCTGCCCTTGACAAATCAGATGCTATCTGCTGCAGTGGGCATGATAATGCTAAACAGACCGCAGAATGGTCGAAGCCACTCAAAACATACAACGAGGTCGTCCTTGGGGGCACATTCGATCATTTTCACACAGGTCACAAGATACTTCTTAGTGAAGCGTGCATCCACTGTAACAAGAGGCTGACTGTTGGCGTCTCTGACGGGGCGATGAATGACAAGAAGGTCCTCTTGGAGTTGTTGGAGCCGCTGGAGAAGAGAGTTGAAACTGTCAGGAAATTCATACGTGACGTGAAGCCGACGATCACGGCAAACGTCGTCACGATTCAGGACCCTTTCGGTCCGACGATTGTAGATCCAGACATCCAGTGCATCGTGGTCAGCGAGGAAACAAAAAAAGGAGGGCATGCCGTCAACGCCGAAAGGGAACGGAGAGGAATGAAACCGCTAGAGCAGATTGTTATTGGTCTTGTGCCGGATATAAGTGCTTGCATGAACGAAGAAGCAAAAGTTAGTTCTTCTTCTAAGAGGAAAAGGCTACTCGGGAGTCTTATTCGACCTCTCAGACCTCGTGAAGTTGAAATGAGAAAACAACCCTATCTTATTGGACTGACAGGCGGCATCGCTAGCGGTAAGTCTTCCATCTGTCACCGACTGGAGGGGTACGGTGCTGGAGTCATCCACTGCGATGCGCTTGGACACGAGGCTTATGCACCAGGGTCGGAGACTTACCATACTATTGTAACAACATTTGGAGATGGTATTCGTAAAGAAAATGGCGAGATTGACCGGGCTAAGCTGGGAGCCATAGTATTCTCCGACAAGAGTAAACTGAATCAGCTGAACCAGATCGTATGGCCCAAGATACAGCAGCTCGTCGAAAAGGAAATTGATAAGTATGAACAAATGAAGAAATCGGTAGTGGTTCTGGAAGCAGCAGTTCTGCTGGAGGCTGGCTGGGACAAGAACGTGCATGAAGTGTGGGCCACCATCATCCCCAGATCCGAAGCCATCAAGAGGTTGATGGAAAGAAACCAGCTGTCCGAAGAAGAAGCCAGTAAGCGAGTGGAGATGCAGCTGACCGACAAGGAACGTGTAGCTAAGGCGAACGTCGTCTTCTGCACCCTCTGGGAGCCGGAATACACGCAGATGCAGTGCGAGAAGGCGTGGCTCTTCTTAACAAGTCGTCTGTCGCTATAG
- the LOC121388094 gene encoding ankyrin repeat domain-containing protein SOWAHA-like, whose amino-acid sequence MATSNRNTTAEHREFELQSVKEFMIAHGGRVKNHQLVNYFRRFLNDPTFKAVNREKFKDFVNELSTIKVEQGEKILVLKRKYRPEGDSIDVSSYRPASDISISSSSSDVRAQSEPPTQPPPGIPATRDEADGGGMSKGRSESSLDRPCPPPVKSMDSISVNSLAMSTTSVASSESQASADSGQSSQTSVEEEDANQSVFSVKERAKLLNRMESDSSLLNVPSPGRRKELKSVRGSHDDDESHSSGASYVTLELDEREWMLTCCHSEYQEMCKLLNKNASLAKLKDFTNVSMFWH is encoded by the exons ATGGCGACTTCGAATCGAAATACAACAGCTGAGCACCGTGAATTTGAGTTGCAGTCAGTGAAGGAATTTATGATTGCACATGGCGGACGTGTGAAAAACCACCAACTAGTCAATTATTTTAGGAGATTTCTGAATGATCCTACTTTTAAAG ctGTTAACCGTGAAAAGTTCAAAGATTTTGTGAATGAGCTGTCAACAATCAAAGTTGAACAG GGAGAAAAGATCCTTGTCCTGAAGCGAAAATACCGACCCGAGGGCGACTCCATCGATGTCTCGTCCTATCGTCCAGCTAGTGATATTTCCATCAGCTCGTCATCCAGTGATGTGCGTGCTCAATCGGAGCCACCGACACAACCCCCACCTGGTATCCCAGCAACCAGAGATGAAGCAGATGGTGGAGGGATGTCGAAAGGACGCAGTGAAAGCAGCCTTGACAGACCGTGCCCACCACCAGTGAAGTCAATGGACAGCATCAGTGTTAACAGTCTTGCCATGTCAACCACATCGGTCGCATCATCA GAATCTCAGGCATCTGCCGACTCTGGCCAGTCGTCACAGACATCTGTGGAGGAGGAGGATGCGAACCAGTCGGTGTTCAGCGTCAAGGAACGAGCCAAGCTCTTGAACCGCATGGAGTCGGACAGCAGCCTCCTCAATGTGCCCTCTCCAGGCCGCCGCAAAGAACTCAAG AGTGTCAGAGGCTCACATGATGACGATGAATCCCATTCATCTGGCGCCTCATATGTGACA TTGGAGCTGGATGAGAGAGAATGGATGCTAACCTGTTGTCACTCTGAATATCAGGAAATGTGTAAACTTCTCAACAAAAATGCAAGTCTTGCTAAACTTAAA GATTTCACCAATGTAAGTATGTTTTGGCATTAA